The DNA sequence GTGGGGTGATTGCAGATTTCTCTGcaaaggtggctgtgctgtAGTGTTCAGCAGTCTGTTGCCTTTGGTATCACCTGCATATTGCCACATGTAAAGACTGCtccactttttccttcttcagtaTTTCTGGCTGTTAAATTGTTAGCACAGTGTCAGAAATTATAGTTTGGAAGCAGGATATTTCCTACTTCAATTTATGTGCAGCCATAGAAATTCGCTTGTGGAAGGCTTCTTTAATCTTTATAAAATTGTGGTTTAGAAATACACACTCCTAAAAAAGGAAACAGTCATCTGTTTTGGGTAACTGAGCTGGCAGATTTGGGCCCAGAAATTAAATGACACATGGCAAAAATGTATGTTTGTTATTCCCCTTCATTACAGGTAGAAATCAGCTGCAAATTTTTGAACCTGGCTGGATAGAACATGAAGGTTTCCAAATGTCCTTTATTTGCTTACTGAACAATACTAGTTTGACTTTCAAACCTGGAAATGAAccaaaaagaaagagtaatacTAGTTAACTTAAAGAACAGTCAAACATTCAACAGCATACATGCCTCTTCTGGTCTGCTTGCAGTGCTTCTAATGTTTGTAAGGATAGGATTAATTCTGTGGCTtccagggtttggggggtttttttttgacagtTCTTAAGATATTCACTAAATATGACTAGTTAGGAAAAATCACTTGTAAGCCTCTATGCACAGGGTAGGGATAGTATCTCCCTGAAGAAATGTTCAGATATCTGCCGGGTGAATGAGGGTGAAAACCAAGTAGTAAATTAAATTTGCTGTTTCTGGGATACTTAGTGCTTAGGGACTCTGGTATTTTGCACTTTGTGTCCTGTAGAATTCAAACcaaaaatcagtaaaaagtGTTGCTTTCGTTGCTTCACATTTCATTCAGGTTCCATTTATAAGGAACATTTTTGTATGTAGTGGGTTACTGAACTAAATGAAGAGCCTGTGTTACTTCAGAGTAAAAGCCCAGTAACAGCAAAAACAGGGAAGCTGAGGGTATTGCTCTCACTTCAGCACAGTGGAATACTAATGGCTGGGAAAGAAAGCTTGTGTGGCCTTTGAGCCTTCTTTCACATTAACCTTTCAAACAAAGTTTACAGTAACCTACTAACTTGTGCCTCAGTCTCTCTATTATTTGTCTTGGCTTCTATTTTAAACAcataaatgtgtttgctttgtgTAGATGAACAGTTAGGTGAGAAATTCTTTCATCACACTCCTTTTCCATTTCTAAATTGATCACTGACTTCGGTGGAAAGAAGAAACACCGCTATTCGGTGTTTCACTATTTTGCAGGACAGAAAATGGTTCAGatgtaaaaacaaaatattgatttttcaaGTCAATAGCTATAAAAATTCAGTACTGAGCTTTGTGATCCCCCTTATGTTGATTTAACAGCTGTCTTCATAAAAAGATCCATTAATTTTGGCCATGCAGCTGTTCTTGGTCTGAAGAATGAATTATATTTTAATCAACTTAATGGCTAAGTATTAAGAAAGGCTTTTTGCATTTTGTGTGGTTACTGTGTCCATGGGCATGTATATTTGTATATGTGTACATCTTTGTTCTATTACTTAATCTTTCCTAAAGCTCTTCCAGCTGTGGCCATACACATCTTCAGTAACTTAAGCTGTCACTTCTGTCTTGGCTGGGCATATTGAGATTTGCCCTATATTTTGAATTGTCTTTAGCTTAGTCTATGCTCAGGTACTCAATATATTAGATGATTCATTGGTCCTGTGGTGCCTTTTATATGTTTATAAAGTGAACAACAGCCAGCTGTAGAAACAAATTCATCATTCTGAAAAGATTCCACACAACGACACTTAGGAAAAGTTCTCACTGGCTTCCTTTATAACTTTTTCCTTTACAGTGGCTTATTGTGAGTAtttttgtgttgctttgtaggCTGTTCTGGCCATGTCTCTATATGATCACAAATTATACTTAactttcttttcttgtggtttCTCCCCTCAAGCTACGAACCTCTCTTGGAAAAGGAAGAGCATTTCTTCGTTATTCCCTGGTTCACCAAAGGTTGGCAGACACCTTGCAGCAATGTTTTATGAACACCAAAGTCACCAGGTGAATAGCAAAGTGCTTTTTTAGCTAATGGTGTTTGCTTCATGTGATCAAGCAACATCACCTCATACTTATTGAAAGAAATTGAAATGCTTCCAATTGTTTGGCTTAGAGAGCTGGTAATAGGATATGAAGGATCATAGACCTTTTGGCCTGGGTCACTGGTTCGTACCTATCTTGGGCTTGTAAAGACTGAAAGTTATTACAGCTTAATATAAGTGGAGTGGGTTGCGCTGATGCTTCTGTACGTCAGTTTCAAAGGTGATATATTTGTGAGTATTGAAGATCCTGAGTTTGATAGGCTATTCATCATGAGAGAGGATTAATTTGGACGTGTTGCGCAAAACCCCAGAAAGCATTTACATATATCTGTGGATGGTCACACAAAGGACCAAACTTGCCCTTGGCCAGGAAATTCCGAAGATATTTTGTATTTGGTTGGAGGGACACTGCTAGGGCTTTAAGAAAAAGCCACCTGTTTTCACAATGTATGGATGCTGCTTTTTGTTCCTcatttttaatgtattaaaTATATGCTTTAGTAACTGTGTGATTATCCAGTGTATTGCAAATATTTTGTATTGTCAGTGATTTGCCCAAGCactagaggaaaaaatattttgtgcagGGATTCCTTTAAAGATATTTATGTGGAATTAATTaaatttgtttcatttctttgaCATTGAAGAGATGGAATATTGTTTGGTGGGTCTGattgttttcatttgtgtttaaaatactGTATCATAGTTTTTCTGTGGTGGAGTGCATAATGATGTAGGGGGTTTTGTGTAAGAGAAACTGCTGCTTCCCTTTTGCCTATGAATGAGTATTActtctcttttgtttgttttcaagtGACTGGTACTATGCAAGAAGTCCATTTCTGAATTCCAAAATGAGTTCTGACATTGTGGGTCAACTCTATGAGCTCACTGATGTTCAGTTTGACTTGGCATCACGAGGCTATGATTTAGATGCTGCTTGGCCAACATTTGCCAGGTAAGATGGAACCACATTGTGATTTTGTATTAACAAGTACATAAAACACCTGCTTGCTAAAGTATCTGTAAAAGCTTCTGCTTTTGTGGGTAGGAACACTTATGTTTGAGTAGGTATATGCTTTTTCCATGTAATTAATCCATGATCACATTGACCTGTTTCTCCTTCAGTATACTGAGCACCAGGGATCAGAGAATGTGCTTTGTAAATAGGGCACTTCCAGTAGCTGCAGTTTAGGCCCAAATCCCAAGCTATTCCTCATCCATGCACACACAAGAAGAAACCTTCTTAGCTTCCTCTGTTTCAAGAGCTGAGACATGTAGtggctgcactgccaagcagtgTGCTTCACTTGCAGCCACGTGATCCCACCTACAAATGCTACACCACCTACAAAAGATAACAAAAGCTACCAGGTCTGGTCCAGAGCCTTTTGTATGAATGGACCCTTTGCTGCCATCCTCTGGTTGAGCCGCCACCATACAGCGATACAATTCCTTAGAGCAAGGCTGCGTTGGTTTTTGTGGATGAGAGAAGTGACAACTACTGGCCCCATCACCTTTTATAGATGCCTTGGCTTATCCCTATCTTATTTTTCATCAACTTAAGTGGTTGCTGGCCGAGACTGCAGGTGCAGTTATGTCCTTTTTTATGTGGTAGTTACCACTAGATAAATCTTACATGTGCAAGTAGAAAGACGTATATATGTCCTTACACTTACCTTAGATGTTGTTTCTCTGTGTGATAAACAGGAGGACTCTGTCCTCACTTGGATCTTCAGCATATTTATGGAAGCCCCCAAGTCGCAGTTCCAGCATGAGCAGTTTAGTGAGCAATTATTTGCAGGTAAGCAAATTGTAAATAaatgtttatatatttataactTGGTTGACATAGTTTCAGAGAACTTTTATGATGGTTATGAGTCTTATAATCTAAACtgcaaaaagcatttttaattaaaagtaaaGGGAATTGTCTGTCAGCTGCTTCAACTTAACATGCAAATCTtgtaatagaaaaaaatatgttcctAAGACTACCTGCAGACAGGCATGTTTTCATTTATCTTTTGGGAAAACAAGCCTCATTTCCTACAAACTGATATCTTGTAGTGCTATGAAGGCAACACAATGTCACTGTACATTAAGAACCTGAATTTGCTCTCATTTGAATACACATTTAAATGAATGCTTAATTCTGCTTAAACTTTCTgattttccccttcttttcatTTAGGCACAAGAGTTTCCTTCCAGCCCTGATGTAAATAACTCACTAAATGTTGAACACCTTGAGGGCTATGAAGAGATGCGTTTAGAACTTGACCAGGCTGAGCTGAGGCAGAGAGAACTTCAAGATCGTATTCACCAGCTAGAAATTGAAAACCAGGAGCTCCAGGCAGCTGTCAGCCTTCAAAAAGAACAAGTACTGGTAGAAAAGGAGAAGAGCAATAACTACAGTGAGGAGAACTCCCGGCTGACAAAGATGATCACAGAGTTACAGAAGCAGTGTGAGGTCTCACACTCCACTCAGAGCACTGTCCATGACCTGCAGAAGTGCCTACAGTCACTGGAACTgagtgcagcagagcagcagaaggaacACTCAACAAAGGTGGAGCAGCTGTTGACCAGCAAGGAAGATTGTGCCTCAAAATTGCAGGTTTCGAATCAGGAGCTGGAGACCTCTAGGGCTTTGATTGCTGTGAAGGATATGTGCATTGATGAGCTCAAAGCCAAGCTGAGTTCCACAGAACAGAAGAACCTCAACCTCCTTGCAAAAGTTGATGCTGCCTTGGACGAAAAGGGACAGCAAGCCACAGCCCAGTATGATTCTGCCCTACAAATACGGGCACTGTTAGAGAAGCTTCAGgagatggaaaaggaaaaggcagatATGCAAAGACTCAATGCTGAACATGCATCTCAGCTGAAGGCAGcaagggaggagctgctgctgaaagaacaGGCACAGAAGGAACTGGAATCCAGATACAGTAGCCTCACTGCTAACTCCAAAGAAGAGAGTGAAAAGCTGTCTGGGAGCCTGGAGACCATGGCAAAGGAAAAGGATGCACTTCAGGAGGCCCTGACTCTGAAAGGAAAGGAGATGGCTGAGCTGCAGACCCAGGTAATGGGGTCGCTGGCTCAAGTGGGTTCACTGGAAAAAAGTCTTGAGGAAtccaggaaggaaaaagagaaacttGAGGAGGAGTATGGTAGGAGAGAAGGAGCACTGAAGCAGGAAGCCCAGTCACGAGCAGAGCAACTTGAACTACAGGAGGGTCGCTTAACAAAGGTGAGTCAGACTGTGTGTAGCCTTCAGGAGCAAAACCAGAAACTCATGTCTGAGAAGGAGCATCTCAGGCAGAAAAtcaaggagctggaggagcagatgGAGCAGCAAAACTCTGCAGTGAGTGAATTGGAAGAGGAGAGCAGGAAACTGAAAGCAGAGAATGAGAATTTGCAGCAGTCtaagaagaaaatggaagagaaGCTGAAAAATCTGGAAGTTTCTAAAGCTTCCCTAGAAGCTGATGTAGCTAGGTTGAGAGCCTCTGAGAAACAACTTCAGAGTGAGATAGATGATGCCCTGGTGTCAGTTgatgaaaaagagaagaagCTCCGGAGTGAGAACAAACAGCTGGATGAAGACTTGCAGAATGCCAGGAGGCAAAGCCAAATTGTAGAGGagaggctgcaggctctgcactCAGAATATGAAGAACTAAAGCAAAGAGAAGAGACCTCCAAGGAGTCTTATGCCTCACTTGAAGCACAGCTGAAGAGTGCCAAACAGCATAATTTACAGATGGAAAAAAGCTTGGACACCTTGAAGGAAAGCAAAGAGTGTCTCCAGTCACAGCTcacacagaaggaagcagaaCTGCAGGGCATGGAGAGCCAATGTCAGCAGCTAAGAGCAGAAGCTGAAAGACACAGGAAGAAAGCAGAGACTCTTGAGATAGAAAAGCTCAGTGTAGAAAAGACATGCCTTCATCAGACAAAACTTATAGAATCTCTCACATCAGAAAAGGAATCAGTGGAAAAACAGCAACTACAGCAGGCAGCGTCCCTGGAGAAGGAGGCAAAAGAGCTGGCCTTCAGACTGACCATGAGTGAAGAGCAGCTGGAGGTCAACAGAGGTGAAGTGTCCAGACTGCAGGCAGAAGTCCTTGATCTGCGAGTCAAGCTTCAGCAGGCCACTGATGAGAGAGAGAGGATGAGAGGTGAGCTGGAAGTCACTGAGACTGTCTTGAGTGAGCAGAAGACGCTTGTCCAGCAGCTGAAAGAGCAGAATGAGTCTCTCAACAGAAATCATGTGCAAGAACTGGTGCAATgtaaagaaagggaagaaaagctgaaaaaggaGCATGAGAGAACAGCCCATGAAAAAGCTGAGCTGGAAAATAATTTGATGAACCTAAGGGAAGAGCTGTCTAAGGTTAAACGGTATTTGGAAAATGCTAGAGTGGAAAACGAAGAAAATAAAGATCTCCTCCACAGGACCAACACTGATATGGCTGAACTTGGTATTCAGATTTGTGCCTTGACCTCTGAAAAGGTGGACACAGAAGAGCAGTTGGCCCAGGCCACAGAAAGGTTCAAAGAACTGGAAGAACAGGCAGCAGAGCAACAGGAGAAGCTGAAACTTGATGTCTTTAATCTCAGAGAGGAGAACAAGTGCCTGCAAGAGAAATTAGAGGAGGCTCAAATGTGTGCTGCAACTGTCCCAAGTCTGCAATTGCAGCTGGAGACAATAAAGAAACAGGCACAGAGTTTCCAAGAGACCAGCCAAGAAGAGCTGTCTGCAATAAAATTTCAAATGAGCACAGAGATTCTAAATTATCAGACAAAATTCAAGGTAAATTAATGTAATTATTATAGCTGAGGGAGCTGCTTTACCATCTGCTACAGCAATTACTGCATGAAATCCTAAGGTTTGTGTGGGTCAGGCTCTTAGACTAACATGCAACCTGCCTTAGCCTGGGAATGTGAAAATATCTCTGTGTTCATGACCTAGACCTATCTAAAGTAAAAGGTCCTTACATTGGAGGTGAAGGTGGCATCTGCTGTCCCTCTGGTCACAGCTGTGGTTGTTTCCTTTTTTGGTAGGAACATTTCAAGACCTGTTCCTCGCACCTATAACACTGCTTCTTCTAAGAACTGATTTTGATGAAAGGAAACTTAGACTGAGACCAGGTGCTTTTGCATTTAATTCCCTCATGTGTTCTTGCTTTCAGCTGCTCAAGGTAGCAGCTGGGAAGATCAAAGTGTTGCTTCAAAAAAAGCATGAGTCAGCCCTGTGTATATGAAACAGCACACCTAAAGGCTGAAGATTTCACCGTGTTTGCTTTGCCATTCTGATAAAATGTCTAAGATTTGTGGTTGATCAGAGGCTTATGCCACTGCATGTGTTTGACCTTTTTGTTGAGAATTGCAACAGCCAATGCAAAGTAACAGCAAAACACAGCCAATGTGCCACCATAAAGTGAGTTTGCTTGATTCTGAGAGTGTCTTTTGGCTGTCTTTCATGAGCCAGCAGCGCTGCATTTATCCCCTGCATGGCAGCAAGAGCACTCATAATTCACAGCTGGGAATTTTGTAGGTGAAGGGGTGGCTGCTGGAGGATTATTAACTACTGGCTCAATCTCTCTGCCAGGCTGTCAGTGAGGAGTGTGGGAAAGTAAGAGAGCAACTTGAGGAGCAGAAGCGACAACAGCATGCAGCAGAGGAAGCGATTACGGAGTTACAAGTAGGTGCTTGATCTGAATTAAAACCAGAGGTGTTTGTGTCAGCAGGCATTAGTGTTACAGCTGGGAAGGCGAGCAGCATTTCTGATGACTGGCTGTGAGTCTGAGAATGCCCCTGTATAAATACAGGTGCTGCAGACAAAATACTGGGCAGCTGACAGCCACTGAAACAGAGATTTTGAAAAGCATGATGTAATTTAGGATTTGTCCTGCCTTGAAAGCTGGTCAGGTTTTATGTAAGACCTGGCTGTGTGTTTTCTTAAACGGGGGTACGGTATAAGATGTCTTTTTCTTAGGCCCTGCACTCCCATACAGCCACATGTGTAGATCCATCTATTTGCAGGCTGCAAAGGGCACAGAATTAGAGAATTAATGTGGCTGAGAAATAGCCcagccagaaaaaaacccataatttTTTTGCAGTAAGTTTATCAAACGGTTGAGCTAGAAGGGTCACACTGAGTTGTAAGGAATCCAGAAGGAAGAAAGTTAACATTACTGGAAGTGGCCTTGCCTGCTAGGAGAAATACATACCTTTAGATGCTATTAGCTATGTGCCCTGAGGACTCCAAGTTTGGTAGACTTCTCTGGAGAATCTAGCTGTGAAAGAAGTTGGGTTGTTTTCAATTGTCCTTCATATTCCATATGGACTTTAATAAACAACATTTTCcttctatttaatttttctcttttgaagcTTTTAGGTGGTGAAAAAGCTTTCAGGGTGTATTCTTTTGCCATTATTTTTGAGAGATTTTTCTTGATAAGGAGGCAAAACTTCAACTGACATGGACTAACAAGAATCACAGGCTTAACATTTAGCGTGTATCCCTTATTCAGTGTGACAGAAGTAATCAGTCACTAGTACACAACTAATTACTGCCTGCTTATACAATAATATCTTAATTGGTCATTTGGCTGTAGCTGATTCTTTTAAAACATTGTTAGCTGTCTTGGTGATTGTCCAATGCATGGTAAAATCTTGTTTTTATATATAAGGAAATACAGTAATTCATTTTACTAGGCTGCAAACACGAGTTTGTGTAGAAAACTGGATGAAGCAAGAGAGCAGCTGTCAGAATCAGAATCTGCTCGGCTGCAGAAGGAAGAGGAAGTGACTTCTCTTAGAGAACTCTTGGAAAGGTGAGAGTTTGGATTTTTTACAGAAGCTATTAATTTGTAGGCCAAGGAAGGGGACAATAATCAAAACATATTGAAAATCACCATGGTTTATGAAGTACCATATGTCACAGGGTTTATATAGAACAAAGAGCTCGTGGGCACTGGCAGGGAATATCAGATTGACACTTCACATGAGAAACATGGAAATTATGAGCACACATGCATGAATCCATTAACAATAATGTATTGTTAATTTAGCTGATATAAATTAATGAAAGACATTTTTATAACCTCTTTTATTTTATAGGTTAagcacaaaattaaaataatattggGGATCTTGacagtttcttttttctttcctcttcgtGAAGTTTCAGGGAATCAGTTAGAATTATCTGAATGGGACCACATCCTGCCTGTCTTTGTCAGGTGTCTTATCAGCTTTAATAATCTAAACTCAGGATGTGTTTTCAAAGTCTGTAACATGGGCCTGTGTGGTGTGGGTAATCTGTCAGTCAGAAACAGATCTTCATGAGGCGTGGGCTCACACAGAGTCTAATAGGTTAACCAAAGCCTATGTATTTTTATACATTTGTGCTGATATCATATGTATTATTTCTAGTTGGTAGCCATCATAAGCTTTCCTATAAGTGGGGCAGCCAAGAAATTGCTGGTTGCTGGCTGTGTTCACTAGATAATGGATCTATGTGCATTTTCAGTGATGCAGAAAACTGGGGAGATTCTGTCTAGCTCTAAAAAATATGCACACTGAGAAAATTTCACTGAAACTGCCTGTTTATCAGGGTGGAAGAGCCCTTTCACAGGGAAGACTTGAATTTACAAAAGCTAAAAATTATTCATAATTGCCTTTGTATTTGATCAGGATCCAAAAAGAAGCTGATGAAGCAAAAGAGAAGATCCTGGATTACACTGAGAAGCTCAGCAAGGTGGCAGCAGACAAAGATAGCAGTGACCAGAAGTTATTTGCTGAGCTGGATGACCTGACAAGAACAAAGCAGTTCCTTGAAGAACGTTTGATAGAACTTATCAGGTTGGCATCAAAATAAATGGCACGCAGAAATTAAAATCCTTGCTTAGGATGTTCAGAGATCCAGGTTTACATTCCCAAATTGAAGATACAAGTAAATTCATTAGCAATTGAAATTTTGCATTTCCATAATACAGTCAAAAAATGTAACTCAATAATATCTCCTTAATTTGCtgtctttttgttttaaaaaatatgtatttctctGCATGGCATGTGTTCTTCTCCCTGTCTTTGCAGAAGCTTCAGTAGGTTTTTTGATCTATCTTTGAAAGCTCCTCAGAATTTTAGGAGCAAAGGAATTTTTACTGTGAAGCTTTCACCAGCATTCCAGTTGAGGTTAGTTAGCAATAAACCAACACTGTGACAACTTccatgtgtttttctttcttttaactGTGTCACTGCAGAGATAAGGATGCTTTGTGGCAAAAGTCTGATGCTCTGGAGTTCCAGCAGAAGCTTagtgcagagcagaggtggcagGGGGACACAGAAGTCAATCACTGTCTGGACTGCCAGAGAGAGTTCTCATGGATGGTGCGCCGACACCACTGCAGGTCAGTTGTTGAAGTTATTGCACTGTTCAAAAGTAAAACTCAGTATGGTTGTCTATgtgatgaaaatatttctggatgTTCACAGTGCAGTGATCAAAATTGTTGATACATGACATTGTAGAGGCTGAAAGGACACATGAGCTTACAAGGGCATAAGATATTGGAAAGATTCCTTGACATGTATTAAGACAAAGATCTGGATGCATCTCTGACTTGGGGAGTCTGTTAGTTTCTCATTTCTGGAAGCAAGGATAATCACACCCTGTCTAGTATGTGTTTTTGAAGGACTGTGCACTGCTCTGTTCTTTCTCTACAAAATATTCACTAAGATGGCTTTGCTGCTGTGGTGGAATTATTCCAGAAAAAGTTTCAACATACTGTGCAATTATAAATTTGTTGACTTACACTAGGTGTGTTCAGAGATAATTAACTATTGCAgcataatcttttttttttttaagcggATATTAAATTATTTCCCCTACAGTTAGTTATCCAATCTAGATTtattaaaaagtatttaaatgGATACATTTCAGGGTCCTAGTGATATGTTTGGTTTGGCTCTTTAGTGTTCCTTAGCCTCATGACCTGATTTCTCATGTAAAGAAAGAAGGAAGCACTGAAACTGTTTCCATTTCACGTGAATGTAAACAACATTCTATAGGGATTAGTGAATCATGAAGTCATTTTGGCTAACAGCTTCCAAATTACTCATTTCTGCTAAGATCTCTGAAAGCTGCCTGTGTCTTCACCCAGTTAGGATttaaattattaagaaaaacaaaaccattaaAATTTCCTAAGTAGCAGTTATCCCTGATGGGTGCTTTAATTCATGAAAATCTCAGCATCCTCATTAAAAAGTAGTTGACAAGTTTAATACTGCGAGTCTTCAGAGTGGAGAGGGCAGGAGGAATGAATGTACATATATGTGTCCAATattggattttttcctttctgaaaggAAGAGGGGTCATGTATTTTTAAAGTCCTTAAATCAAATCAAGTTTTGTTCTACCTGTCTGTGAGATTTGACCTGTGTAGTATTAAGTTCAGTTTCTTCTTACATGcttaatataaatattatttatttgcaTTGTATATTTGTGGACATTTgattgtttaatattttttttttgtatttttagttttttctgttttacctGTTTATTAAGGTAGCAAAGTGTGAATGTGAATTTCTGTCCTGTGCTTGTCAAGAAGACTTGCTTCACGTCAGAAAGGAGTGTGGTCTGTTAAGAGTTCTGCCAGTGGGTGTAGCTTTCATGCTTTTGCAGAAAACAAGACCATTATGAGAGAGCCCCAGCCTCTGTCACAGAGATATGTTCCGGCTGTGTGTGGTACTTTTCTAACACCTTTGGTTTTGAATCATTTCTAGAATGTGTGGCCGCATTTTCTGCTACTACTGCTGCAACAACTACATGGTGACAAAGCCTGGTGGAAAAAAGGAGCGTTGCTGCAGAGCTTGCTTTAATAAGCCTAGAGTCATTGTGGACAGTACAGATGACTCTGGATCCAGTGCCAACCAGGAAGGATCACCAGCTTCATTGGAATCACCTGTGTCACCATCTGAGAGGGCTTTTGGTTAGTTTATTGTTTGCATGCTGTGGAGAAATAAGTACGGTTCTTCGACAGTCTCCAAGAAACCACACGGCCACCTCCTGCTCCAATGACTTGCAGGAGGTCATGGAGTGTTTTCAGGGTGGGACTGACCCTGTCTTTGAATTTAATTGATATTGAGAGAAACATTAATGTATTAAATGAGTGTCAGTCAGACAAGGTTTTCCATTAGTTCTAATAGTTATCTAATGCTTCTGCAAATGAAGAGGAATGGCCCAGACTTCCCTCTTAagggttttggttgtttgttttccagacAACCAGCTAATAGTGTTCATGTT is a window from the Passer domesticus isolate bPasDom1 chromosome 1, bPasDom1.hap1, whole genome shotgun sequence genome containing:
- the FYCO1 gene encoding FYVE and coiled-coil domain-containing protein 1 isoform X1; this encodes MAATSGESQLQRIIRDLQDAVTELSKEFKEGGEPITDDSVNLQKFSYKLEYLLQFDQKEKSTLLGNRKDYWDYFCDCLAKIKGANDGIRFVKSITELRTSLGKGRAFLRYSLVHQRLADTLQQCFMNTKVTSDWYYARSPFLNSKMSSDIVGQLYELTDVQFDLASRGYDLDAAWPTFARRTLSSLGSSAYLWKPPSRSSSMSSLVSNYLQAQEFPSSPDVNNSLNVEHLEGYEEMRLELDQAELRQRELQDRIHQLEIENQELQAAVSLQKEQVLVEKEKSNNYSEENSRLTKMITELQKQCEVSHSTQSTVHDLQKCLQSLELSAAEQQKEHSTKVEQLLTSKEDCASKLQVSNQELETSRALIAVKDMCIDELKAKLSSTEQKNLNLLAKVDAALDEKGQQATAQYDSALQIRALLEKLQEMEKEKADMQRLNAEHASQLKAAREELLLKEQAQKELESRYSSLTANSKEESEKLSGSLETMAKEKDALQEALTLKGKEMAELQTQVMGSLAQVGSLEKSLEESRKEKEKLEEEYGRREGALKQEAQSRAEQLELQEGRLTKVSQTVCSLQEQNQKLMSEKEHLRQKIKELEEQMEQQNSAVSELEEESRKLKAENENLQQSKKKMEEKLKNLEVSKASLEADVARLRASEKQLQSEIDDALVSVDEKEKKLRSENKQLDEDLQNARRQSQIVEERLQALHSEYEELKQREETSKESYASLEAQLKSAKQHNLQMEKSLDTLKESKECLQSQLTQKEAELQGMESQCQQLRAEAERHRKKAETLEIEKLSVEKTCLHQTKLIESLTSEKESVEKQQLQQAASLEKEAKELAFRLTMSEEQLEVNRGEVSRLQAEVLDLRVKLQQATDERERMRGELEVTETVLSEQKTLVQQLKEQNESLNRNHVQELVQCKEREEKLKKEHERTAHEKAELENNLMNLREELSKVKRYLENARVENEENKDLLHRTNTDMAELGIQICALTSEKVDTEEQLAQATERFKELEEQAAEQQEKLKLDVFNLREENKCLQEKLEEAQMCAATVPSLQLQLETIKKQAQSFQETSQEELSAIKFQMSTEILNYQTKFKAVSEECGKVREQLEEQKRQQHAAEEAITELQAANTSLCRKLDEAREQLSESESARLQKEEEVTSLRELLERIQKEADEAKEKILDYTEKLSKVAADKDSSDQKLFAELDDLTRTKQFLEERLIELIRDKDALWQKSDALEFQQKLSAEQRWQGDTEVNHCLDCQREFSWMVRRHHCRMCGRIFCYYCCNNYMVTKPGGKKERCCRACFNKPRVIVDSTDDSGSSANQEGSPASLESPVSPSERAFVANEDSKPPDDAAFDIITDEELCQVQESDSLHNESQIERDSLDQSVTDLCVCWAKQLLGTLYSLQSPFQVSAFHTIRNSMGNSSTFDESEDWQVAQDAEICLLKSGEIMMKLPLTVEEIMNFGESNRELFIKSSTYSIIPITVTEMGLTISWIFSSDPKSISFSVVYQESEDTPLDQCKVLIPMTRCNSHKETIRGQVKVRNAGIYTLIFDNTFSRFISKRVFYHLAVERPVIYDGSDFP
- the FYCO1 gene encoding FYVE and coiled-coil domain-containing protein 1 isoform X2 translates to MAATSGESQLQRIIRDLQDAVTELSKEFKEGGEPITDDSVNLQKFSYKLEYLLQFDQKEKSTLLGNRKDYWDYFCDCLAKIKGANDGIRFVKSITELRTSLGKGRAFLRYSLVHQRLADTLQQCFMNTKVTSDWYYARSPFLNSKMSSDIVGQLYELTDVQFDLASRGYDLDAAWPTFARRTLSSLGSSAYLWKPPSRSSSMSSLVSNYLQAQEFPSSPDVNNSLNVEHLEGYEEMRLELDQAELRQRELQDRIHQLEIENQELQAAVSLQKEQVLVEKEKSNNYSEENSRLTKMITELQKQCEVSHSTQSTVHDLQKCLQSLELSAAEQQKEHSTKVEQLLTSKEDCASKLQVSNQELETSRALIAVKDMCIDELKAKLSSTEQKNLNLLAKVDAALDEKGQQATAQYDSALQIRALLEKLQEMEKEKADMQRLNAEHASQLKAAREELLLKEQAQKELESRYSSLTANSKEESEKLSGSLETMAKEKDALQEALTLKGKEMAELQTQVMGSLAQVGSLEKSLEESRKEKEKLEEEYGRREGALKQEAQSRAEQLELQEGRLTKVSQTVCSLQEQNQKLMSEKEHLRQKIKELEEQMEQQNSAVSELEEESRKLKAENENLQQSKKKMEEKLKNLEVSKASLEADVARLRASEKQLQSEIDDALVSVDEKEKKLRSENKQLDEDLQNARRQSQIVEERLQALHSEYEELKQREETSKESYASLEAQLKSAKQHNLQMEKSLDTLKESKECLQSQLTQKEAELQGMESQCQQLRAEAERHRKKAETLEIEKLSVEKTCLHQTKLIESLTSEKESVEKQQLQQAASLEKEAKELAFRLTMSEEQLEVNRGEVSRLQAEVLDLRVKLQQATDERERMRGELEVTETVLSEQKTLVQQLKEQNESLNRNHVQELVQCKEREEKLKKEHERTAHEKAELENNLMNLREELSKVKRYLENARVENEENKDLLHRTNTDMAELGIQICALTSEKVDTEEQLAQATERFKELEEQAAEQQEKLKLDVFNLREENKCLQEKLEEAQMCAATVPSLQLQLETIKKQAQSFQETSQEELSAIKFQMSTEILNYQTKFKAVSEECGKVREQLEEQKRQQHAAEEAITELQAANTSLCRKLDEAREQLSESESARLQKEEEVTSLRELLERIQKEADEAKEKILDYTEKLSKVAADKDSSDQKLFAELDDLTRTKQFLEERLIELIRDKDALWQKSDALEFQQKLSAEQRWQGDTEVNHCLDCQREFSWMVRRHHCRMCGRIFCYYCCNNYMVTKPGGKKERCCRACFNKPRVIVDSTDDSGSSANQEGSPASLESPVSPSERAFVANEDSKPPDDAAFDIITDEELCQVQESDSLHNESQIERDSLDQSVTDLNSMGNSSTFDESEDWQVAQDAEICLLKSGEIMMKLPLTVEEIMNFGESNRELFIKSSTYSIIPITVTEMGLTISWIFSSDPKSISFSVVYQESEDTPLDQCKVLIPMTRCNSHKETIRGQVKVRNAGIYTLIFDNTFSRFISKRVFYHLAVERPVIYDGSDFP